The sequence below is a genomic window from Sneathiella marina.
CGGCCTCTTGTTCCGGGTTTTCTGTGGTTAGTAGTTTGGTCCCCGCAAATATCGAGCTGGCGCCTGCCATAAAACAAAGCGCCTGCATCTCGTCACTCATTTCCAAGCGGCCTGCTGACAAGCGAACAACAGATGCCGGCATAAGGATTTTGGCTACTGCGATGGTTCGGACAAACTCAAAATTATCCATTTTGTCCAAATGTTGTAGCGGAGTGCCGGCAACCTGTACAAGCATGTTTATGGGCACACTTCCCGGATGTTCCGGCAAATTGGCAAGGGTCACCAGCATATCAACACGGTCGCTGATCGCTTCACCCATGCCAACAATACCACCACTGCACACACCTATACCCGCCTCACGCACCTGTTCCAAAGTATTGAGACGGTCCTCATAGGTACGGGTTGTAATGATCTGTTTGTAATATTCCTCGGAGCTGTCAATATTGTGGTTGTAATAGTCAAGACCAGCTGCCCTAAGCTGAAGTGTCTGTTGGGGACTGAGCATGCCGAGTGTCATGCAGGTTTCCATACCCAGATCAGCAACCCCATTGATCATTGCACATATCACGTCCATATCGCGATCTTTCGGACTTCGCCACGCCCCGCCCATACAAAATCGGGTGGCGCCAGCCTCCTTCGCTTTGCGCGCTTCTCTCACGACGGTTTCCACTTGCATTAATTTTGCCGCTTCAAGCCCGGTATTATGATGTACCGACTGTGGACAATAAGCACAATCCTCTGGACAACCGCCCGTCTTGATCGAAAGCAGGCTCGAAATCTGAACCTTGTTCGGTGAAAAATATTGGCGATGCACTGCCTGTGCCTGCAGTAACAGATCCATCAACGGTTCCGCGAATAAATCGGACACCTCCTCCCGCTGCCAGTCGTGACGTACGGGGTCGGATACCTGCTGATTAACCGAAGAAGATTGCCCCGTCACCCGATTTGTTTGCATTTATATACCCTTAATTCGATTTTTGATTGAACTCGAACTTACAGAATATATTAATAAAAGCAACTTGCAAGTTGTGGAGTAAACAGATAGATTAATTAGAACAAAACAAGAACATTTAATCAGGAGAATCCCCTATGCTTGATCATGTGTCCATCGGTATTACCGATCGAAAAAAATCCACGGCTTTTTATGATGCGGTGCTTTCGACCATCGGCTTGAAGAAGGTTGCTGACTATGGCGAAATTGTTGCCTACGGATTGTCACGGGAAGATCCTTTTTTCTGGCTGGCGGAACAGCCTGAAATCAATAAATCACATGGTTTTCACTGGGCTTTTCGGGCTCCGAATCGTGCGGCCATCCACGACTTTCATACGGCTGCGCTAAAGTGCGGCGGTACTGATAACGGGGGGCCGGGAAAACGCGATTATGAAGAACATTATTACGCTGCATTTGTCCTTGATCCAGATGGCAATAAGATTGAAGCTGTCTGCTTCGATCCCGAGTAGGAAACCAATTCATGATTCGGACAGCGGCAAATGACTGGTACAAAACGCGCAAGCTCGGCGATGACATCACATTGATTAGCGAGCCCTTCATCAAACCTTTTTATCGGTGCAACATCTGGCACTTGCGGGGGCGGGATCGGGATTTGCTCATCGATAGTGGTATGGGCGTCGTCAGCCTGCGCGCCCATGTGCCGCTGGTCACGGAAAAACCGCTTACTGCCGTGGCCAGTCATAGTCATTTTGATCATATCGGCTGCCATCACGAGTTTGAAACACGACTTGCCCATCGGGATGAGGCAGATTTGTTAGCCAATCCGACGCGGCAAAATACGCTGGCGGAAGACTATGCAACAGATGGTATTTTCGAGCAGCTCCCGCCCGCCCCCTATAGCTCAGAAAATTATGCTGTAAAACCTGCCGCGGTGACAGGATATCTCGACGAAGGAGATGTGATCGATTTGGGGGATCGACGGCTGACGGTCTTACATTTGCCAGGCCACTCGCCGGGTGGTATCGCGCTGTTTGAGGCTGCGACCGGTATTTTGTTTTCCGGGGACACTTTGTATGACGGGCCACTTGTCGAGGATGTTTATCATTCCAATGCCGAGGATTACTATATTTCCATGATCAAGCTGCGGGCATTGAAACCCCGCGTCGTTCATGGCGGACATTTCAGAAGCTTCGATGGCGCCCGCTTCCGGATCCTGCTAGAAAACTGGTTTAAGGCACATGGCGCGTAAAGTTGGAAGGAAGATATGAATG
It includes:
- the bioB gene encoding biotin synthase BioB, which produces MQTNRVTGQSSSVNQQVSDPVRHDWQREEVSDLFAEPLMDLLLQAQAVHRQYFSPNKVQISSLLSIKTGGCPEDCAYCPQSVHHNTGLEAAKLMQVETVVREARKAKEAGATRFCMGGAWRSPKDRDMDVICAMINGVADLGMETCMTLGMLSPQQTLQLRAAGLDYYNHNIDSSEEYYKQIITTRTYEDRLNTLEQVREAGIGVCSGGIVGMGEAISDRVDMLVTLANLPEHPGSVPINMLVQVAGTPLQHLDKMDNFEFVRTIAVAKILMPASVVRLSAGRLEMSDEMQALCFMAGASSIFAGTKLLTTENPEQEADFELLRRLGMTSNTGGDKHAAQPVI
- a CDS encoding VOC family protein, with product MLDHVSIGITDRKKSTAFYDAVLSTIGLKKVADYGEIVAYGLSREDPFFWLAEQPEINKSHGFHWAFRAPNRAAIHDFHTAALKCGGTDNGGPGKRDYEEHYYAAFVLDPDGNKIEAVCFDPE
- a CDS encoding MBL fold metallo-hydrolase — its product is MIRTAANDWYKTRKLGDDITLISEPFIKPFYRCNIWHLRGRDRDLLIDSGMGVVSLRAHVPLVTEKPLTAVASHSHFDHIGCHHEFETRLAHRDEADLLANPTRQNTLAEDYATDGIFEQLPPAPYSSENYAVKPAAVTGYLDEGDVIDLGDRRLTVLHLPGHSPGGIALFEAATGILFSGDTLYDGPLVEDVYHSNAEDYYISMIKLRALKPRVVHGGHFRSFDGARFRILLENWFKAHGA